The nucleotide sequence aggacaccaatcaacctaacctgcatgtctttggactgtgggagggagaacatgcaaactccatgcacacagatcccatgcagtgctaaccactacaccaccgtgctgccataGACATTATGCTAAGTATTAACATTTATGTAGCACAAAAGAAGACTTTGGCAGTTTCGATCTTACTGCAGGTGTTTTCTATACATCCAGTCATCTCCTCTGGACATTTCGAGCATGGATCTCCTGCTTCATATGGTTGTACTCCCTCCACATTTCCTCTAGAAATGAGACATGAGATATTTACATTAAGCGTGACTGTCAttgcctgtactgtgtgtgtgtgtgtctgtgtgtgtgtctgtgtgtggtaaacattccagtgctgttactgtataCTCTACACCAGCCCTCATTAATGCCCCTTATCCAATCAAATTGCTTGCTCAGAACTACCTGTTGTATAATTAAGCATAGACATACGGTGGGAAATAGTTGCAGACAACAATCATGGTGTTGTTATATGTGGACCCTTCAACTGTCTTGCAGAAATGTGATGCACAGCCGACCCTGTTGCTCTTCGCCCACACCATCTAAATCagccacaaaacacacaaaaaacatcatggttcatatacatactgtatacacctaGCTACACATTTATAAAGTAATCATGcttttatatttgcatttattgCTTGGTTAACATGCACTGTGTAACCAACAGTTAAACTAAATCTATAATTAGTGCTTAATTAATAGAAATTATTTAACAGTATGGTATAACTATTAAGACATTCATAATCACTCAGCACTCACTTTACCACTTACCTGTGTGTAATGTCCGCAgatatttttgcatgtttggtTTGCATATACATAATCTTTGTATTCATCAAACCTGCCGATGAAAGACAATCTCATTGAAGAACCAGACCCatcttacattattttagcaaCATTATTTCATCCCACACAAAGAAACACCATGGGTGACATAGTGAGCCATGGCTTTATCCCTACCATGCAGCCATGGATCTGTTGATGTTTAGATGACCGGTGGTGAGGAAGAGGTTTTCTCCCAGTATGTTTCTCACAGCAGGATTGTGATTCCAAATGCACAGAGCAGCGTAACCTTCAGCGATAGAACTTAGGGTATCATTCCAAGTCTACATGGCAACAAAGACACAATTTAAATATAAgccattattattgttgttcttgttccatttaaaattaatccacaccttctgaccaatcagagcgctgTAATATCATGGTATGTAATGCAGTAAATAACACTAGCCTAGCATCACTCCTGCATAAGTCAGGCATTGAATCttatttatcttatcttattaaaATCTTatcaagggtgacggcgacagtggtaaggaaaaactccctgagatggcaataggaagaaaccttgagaggaaccagactcaacagggaacccatcctcatctgggtgataacagatagagatgatataacaccatgtgtgttatgcagctgaaagtacggtataacagaaattctttaaattaacatgaatccagttcagcacagggatgagtcagtaggtgcagagggcagatggagtctggattactgggagcacaggagcaggatggtagctccaaccatcataaagcagaattcagctggagctggtccttctctggatgcctcaggatcctcgcagggttggcctttgtctactgaagctgctacgatctccagatgcctcgggatgggtagaaaagtacagaacagaaatTGTACACCTACAACAGATCTACACGTAAATCTTCTGGTATGGTCACATCATAGCCAGAAATGTCAGTTATTTACTCGTGTGTGCTGATTTtgcacagttttatttgtatgatAGACAATTTTAAGACATCATTACTTCCCCAAACTTGGCCAATTTTATCGGACTGTTTTGGTGTTCAAATCCCAGAACTGCACTATAACCATCAACTTTATGAGAGATCCAGAGTTTATCCTGAGAATAAATACCTGGCTTGTAGTGGAAACACATCCTGGATGAGATGTCAGTCCAGCATAAGCTCTCCTCATAGGCATTCATTCACATCTAGGGGAAATTTAGTGTATCTAGAACGAATGACatgtccatggagtttgcatattcttcctgtgattgatgggtttcctctgggtactccggtttcctcccacagtccaaaaacatgcagattagattaattggcgttcctaaattgccagTTGTGTGCGAATGTGTGTCTAAATGTTGACCGTGCTACCTCAGTCATAAAATGGGAAGAAATATAATGATAATCACCACTTGCCTAaaacggtccctagttggactacagaggttcatggatggatggatggatggatggatgaagaaAATCCATACATTTTACTGGGGTGTCTTTGGAAGGCTGAAGCAAACCAGAAAATCCAAATAAAACTtggatataatatataataaaacacgGACATGTGAAGCTCCACAAAGAGTAATTTAAACTCAAGAGTGAATTTGGGACCCGTGGGATCAGTCATGGCAATGCTACCGCTGCTAGATTtatgaaccacctttttaatAGTCTTAATCTTGCTTGTGAAAATTACTTTAGTCTCATAGTTGATGTGATATAAAAATGTCGCCCACACAGCCAAGATTCTAAAACGATCAGCTCCTGATTTGAGAGCAGCAAACTTTAGTTGATGTAGCCAAGCTACAGTTTTCCATCCAACAACTGGATTTTGCATTACCGCCCAAAAACTTTTTGGCTAGCCTTACTTCCATGTTTGACATCAACAAGGAGCTTTCAAAAATTCCCTTAGAGGACCATCTGCAGAACCCTCAAGGGAACCTGGAAACTTGACttccaaactaaaaaaaaaaaaagcaaagaaaaaactaatGGGAGAATGCCAGAATACTTGAATTTTATAGGCTGAGATTTTCAGACTCAGCCTTATTTTTCTAAGGTGGCATGAAGAATGTTTCCCAGGTACCCACAAAGTTTGGACAGCCCTTCTAGttcaatgatttttattttgtgtgtgtgtgtgtgtgtgtgtgtgtgtgtgtgtgtgtgttgtttttttaaaacacgcaggtcagctgttttggaaCAGTTTCTGCAAGAACTGCATTGTCAAGTGCTATTGCGCAACCcctcaagctccatgatgaaactggctcttatgaagatcttcccaggaaaacaagaccaagaaggaagttcatttagaggtaCCAGCCtcggaaatcaccaattaataaacagcacctcagattagagccgttacgAAGTATTTACTGAGCAGAAGTATctgatacatctcaatatcaagtgtctaaatgagattattgtgtattttggacgccttcagcatcgttttacagtgtagagaggaACAAATATCAGAAACGagcatggagttagaaggtgtgactgataatgaatataaaaaccATAATACACCAAACAACAAGCTGGTTACATTAGTGAACATGTTGGATCAGGTAGACGTGCTCACCATGTGTAGCATATCAGCAGCTTTGGGACTGACCACAGAGCGGTAGTGGTTATGCAAAGCCACGATCTGATCCTTCTGCTCTTCAGTCAGCTGGCCGGACACTAAAGACAGGACGATCCAGCATCGCGCGAGgtgtaaagctgttttccaAATCATCCTTACAGAGCAAGAGTAATCCTTTTAGGGAGGCTCCTCTCTCATCCTACTTCAGCCCAGATGTGCACATCTGAACGTGTTTTGGgtagtgtacagtacacacttcAGCAAGTGTGTGTAGAGCAGCCTTGACTGTAACTCCCACCCATATTACACTTGCTCAGCCCTCAATAGGTCAAGTTACATATTTTCCTCACACACGTCCACGACCCTGCTGACACATGTAGGGCTCGACCGGCTTGCTCTTGTCAATAAATTCTGGTTACTCACTGACATCTGCTCCATGAATTGAATTTTATATCAGATGTCTCAGAGCAAACAAGAGCTCACATCTGGAACATAAAAGTCAATTTTTTAGTTAGCATAGTGTGCCCTAACGTCCTGGCCCTGTTTCCTTCTGTGTCTGTGCTTTTATAAGAAAAGGAATGTGACAGATAACAAATAGTACAGTCAGATCCAATCCAATGATGTTTTTCACACATGCATTTGCTGTAAGTAAAGTTTCtttcataatttcttcactaTGTAGCCACAGGATTTAGCAGAATTAATGAAGGCTAGTGCTTTttggaccttttttttaaaaataaaaaattacatagtaaaataaaatatacctaTGATATAActgttagtagttaacagattatgggccaaacttcgctaaaacaacatgcatgaggaatcacaaaggagttttaattttctgcaatggaaaagtactcgaactagctACTTAAATCAGAAGGCAATGCTGTAATGTtgtaactaattactttttaatgtccCAACactggttatatatatatagggggtctatatatacgcacacattGAATGTGTAATCTGAGATTTTTTCTGGGAGGAGTTTGCCAAGAGAAAATTTTCTTCTCTCCAAAAGTCACACCCATAAATCACATTCACATGAAATGATTACAGTATGCTGTGTCCAAATGCTAGCACAAGAAAAGAAGAGTTTTGAACTGATAACTCAAGTAGAAACATCTTGTTTGGCTAGATGGTTTTGATTCAGaacaattgttgttgttgttgttgtttttatctgCTTCTTATATTGTAAGGCTTATTTTTTGCtgagtgcattttattttaaagttgctAGATCCTGAGaattttagtttaatatttattttaaatatgttttacttttttttttttttttttaagtattaaaaaaattggtAATGCTAATAAAAAAGCAACAGGTGGCAGTGGCAAGGAGATGACCCAAGGAACAACAGCGCAGTTATAGTGAAATAAGAGCCATGGCACAGACTATTATACATCTGCTTTAAAATTATTGGTCTGATAAAGCTCACTGCATAATCATTTTGAATAATTTGAAGAGAATTCAGAAAAAATGTCATCAGTCTTTTGAAAAGAGTTGCAGGATGACCTGAAAACAGCAGGATCAAGAAGTGCACcacaatgtaatctaatgaatctttttaaatttagcatttaaaCGAATCAGAAGCCATTTAAAGCATTATGCTTTGGTCAAataaagaggtttttttttttgccataacaAAGCTAATCATGTTTGGAGAAAGAAGGGTTGAATGTGTGTGATCTCATAAACACCACAGATATAGTAAAGCACGAGGGTGGGAGCATCAGGATATAGAGCCCGAAATAGTGCCGGggtattacatactgtacagtatgattgAATTGAGTGATGTGGATTTGGTTCATAATGGAACTGTGGGTGAAAGACAAGTGATAACAGTAGTACTGGTACCAACTTCTATTAATTATAGGGACAGTAGCACAGGACAGTCTTTACAGGATGTATAGAAAAGATGAATTCTGTTGTGAAAtcatttgaaatattaaaataatacaaactaCACTTGGATGACTGTTAATGTACTTCTTGTTTAAttctaataaaacacacatggaacatgttttataattttttacagcaataataataatttaatcatttatttaagcaTGAATAATGCATCCCAATAATTCCAGCATTTATTTCATGTACTAAGGTAAAAAGTGCTCAGTGATAAAGAGTTTACATCATTGTAAAATACAATCATGAATTTTAAAGTAGTAAAATGACATAGGAGGATATTGAACTTTCTGTAGCCCGACATTTCCAGATGATTTATTTCACTGAGTGAATTATTTTTCAGGATTATATTTCTGGCATCAGTGCATTACAGTCAAAAACAACATTTCTTCCCATTTATcatataaaagttaaaatataatacaatctgtttataacatacatttaatgtacatatataaatatataagtatgTACGTATTGACATGTTTgtagaataaataattataacaatacGACGATTCTGAACAATAATGAGCTTGAAGTGAAATACCCAGTTTTACCAAGTGTGAGGTTATACGTAATATTTAAAACTAGTGTATTTCTGAACGTTTTATACATTAAATGTGTACAGTAAACATTTACAGGGTGAGTTTGTAATCCAAGTCACTGACATTATATACATGACACATAACACATAAAGGACACTAATACCTAaggtaaatgtataaattattcaTCAGTAACCTGGGCTTGACCTTGATTTATTGCTCCTGGAAACCTTCAGAACATCATGCTTATGACAATCGAATGAAAACCGCCATCAGACCAGCAAGCAGGAGGGAAGCTGCTGAGGGTTTCGTAAATCCTGCTGAATTTAGTGTGCTTATGCTAGCAAAATTGTCTATGTTAGATAAATTTGCTATGAGGTTGGATGAAATTCCTGAGGAAAAAGTCGTTCCTCTATCTGTAAGAAAAATATACAAAGGAATATAAGAATTTGTTGAACATAGAACATGCTGGCTAGAATTATGAaaaagcttatttaaaaaaatagctgtTATTTATACGTATTGGTATTAGTGTATTAAGCCATGAAAAACAGTTACAGGTTTATAATGTATTACGGCATTCATTTGAATTTGTTTagtgtttctatagtaacaaatcACACAGAGACGTCTAAGCCGGGACACGACAGCTTAAAAACGGGAAGCGCAAAAAATCATCTGACATCCCGTGTTATAACGTGTTGTACTGGAGACTGgagtaaatgttaaattaaataaacgtctctttaaacaaaatgttaccatattaatgatcagatttgtttgtttattattatagaaacaTGATCTTGTGTGATTGAGCCCATCAGTCTCAACATACTtttcaatattattaaaaaagtatatCACTGTATGTGATGTAAAGGAAGCATTTACGAGTATTTACTGTAGGATTGTGAACTTACCACATGAATTGCTCAAGCATCCAATCGTGGTGTTCGGACATGATGAGCATGGCATTCCAACCTGGTAAGGCAGTTCTCCCTTTATGTTTCCTCTGTAAAGcaaatgatattattattattattattattattattataagtaaaaatgaGTACATTTAGTGTGTGAATACATTGTTAAACGGTTTTGTAGATGAAAATATATGGAATATACAAAATGGTGACAGATTAAAAGTATTTCTGTTATGCTGTCAGGGGGCACTTATTTTTGCTAAAGATTTGCATTGCTGAAAATTAATACACAGTTCACGTGGCAGAAGATTTCCGTTAAAATAGATGCAGCATAACTCCGCCCACAAATAATGGTTTGTACTTTAATTTGTCACAGTTCTGATCATTTTCTGTTGTAACACTCAAACTGAGAAGATCCTTGCAGAATAATTAACCACAGACTTACGGAGGGTAGTAGTTGCAGACCAGGATTGTGGCGTTTTCAGCATCAAAGTTCAAAACCTTAGGACAAAACTGTGCAGCACAGCCGATGAAGGTTGTGTTCGCCCACACCATCTGAAACAAACACACGCAGATTTATTCCCTTTATGTTTTTGATAAggtaaaagtattttaaatatttttgaatatgTCTTGATATActgttttaattgtaattaaacaatGCCGTtgagaaaatatttttgtatgttgtatGATTCGTAAAAATGTTGtcaaagtaaatgtaaattcaGAACAACCCCAAGtggatatttattacttttttttttacctgagtATAATCTCCACACAGTTTCCCTGGAGCACAGCTGTCTGTGTAAAAGTCATAATTCTCTTTTTCGTTATACCTggtgaaagaaaacaaagacaGTCATAAAAAATACGCACAAACACCAGAGCagtgttttatattataatttaatttgagCTCAGCTGGGTTGAGTTGTGTTAAGACTTTATCCTCACCATAATCCTATTGTAAAGTCGAGGGTCAGGGGTCCGAGTGTCATGAAGAGGCTTTCCCCGAGAACTCCGATGACATTAGGGTTGTGGTCCCAATAGCACCGTGCGGCGAAATTCTCTGCCACCTGACTAACTGCGTCATCCCAGAGCTACACAGACACAACACAAGGTTCACATATGAGCATATGAGCAGGTGTCTTTACTGTAAATTATTGAAGTCAGAGCATGCCTTAAAAATGGACTTAAAGTTACATTCTAatccttattattttaaacacatttattaaataaataaatgaaaagattgttatcttcatgtgtttgtattttaaaCTGGATAAAACACTTTGTGGCCATACTGTTActattactgtaaaaaaaaaaaagtgttttattcctctaatAGGACCCCAGTAATTACTACATATAAAGTATGTTTTAGTCCATTTATAGTCacatttaatattacataaaaagtGAAGTCATTTTGTAAATTTGAGATTTCAGTTTGTttgatttttcattaaatgtaaatgtttttgtttattaataaaatattaattaattttattttagttaattaagttggcttgagaaagccaacttactgatatccgacttaaacttattattattattattattctgagactaaatttttcaaacgcttctcctcctagagctttaactccactaactccaaactcggcccagaccttcagactgatctcacggggtgtgctatatcttttctaactgatcggacttactaattgccccgcaggggcaattaaccgccccaaaaatcccatttactttacattgagagaattttgacggtttgttgcgcagagagggaattttgtagaaacgttaaattaaccctatttgaagatgtttgcagcctttgtcaaaagataccatgcacaagggtataagttttacccccggggcaagagaggtccccaatttgccccattgacatataatggggattttggcgatgaactagtcccgcaccatttcacgtagacccatgagtgaggtgtcaaagcgtgcagaatattcgggaagaatttttctatgacgTTCCTAaagggtgggcggttaattgcccccgcagggggcaattaaccgccccattgacttataatggggattttagcgaattataactggtcccgcaccgttcatcgtaaaccaacaaatgaggtgtcaaaccgtgcgccttattcgggaatggggtgccgtgactctcctaaggggtgggtggttaattgcccccgcagggggcaattaaccacccacagacttaacattgagaccaactttgcccgagtcccatgagtgaggtgtcaaaccgtgcgccttattcgggaaaggagtgccgtgactcttctaaggggtgggtggttaattgcccccgcagggggcaattaaccacccacagacttaacattgagaccaactttgaccgagtcccatgagtgaggtgtcaaaccgtgcgccttattcggggatcgactcttattcggggatcgactcttctaaggggtgggtggttaattgcccccgcagggggcaattaaccacccacagacttaacattgagaccaacattccccgagtcccatgagtgaggtgttaaaccgtgcgccttattcggggatcgggtgctgtgactcttctaaggggtgggtggttaattgcccccgcagggggcaattaaccacccacagaattaacattaaaaccaactttgaccgaaacccatgagtgaggtgtcaaaccatgcgccttattcgggaatggggtgctgtgacttttctaaggggtgggtgatcaattgccctcgcagggggcaattaaccccccacagacttaacattgagactaactttgcccgagtgccatgagtgaggtgtcaaaccgtgcgcctttttcgggaatggtgtgctatgacttttggtagggatccgtcgcacggttttcccgaaattcccaaataagcaccccattttcccctattcatttcaatagGAAATGggccgaaaaagggtgaaaacatgggtcactttgaaagcttaccgttcggccataatttgtcgtagaaacatcattcaaagtttaaacgggtcacaagactttggacttttacggattgggtccatgttttgataacttttacggttgcttcacgagagcagcttaagtttgatgaaaattttgattttccaccacgcgtgccactgtcaactgccatattcacagagtgtgaatcggagggtgtctttacactgtcaccacgtcaatataatacactctacgggcatgaggattcaatatgtcgtagtcaggaagttcctgccactcacggtgaaagaatttttgcgatcggacctgcggttctcggttgggaagcgtttgtttgagagcttaattattacagtttgcggttctctgtgtctgtcacagaagagtgtgcgtgcgcatgcatgacccatcccccacaccaccgacttgttaatgc is from Clarias gariepinus isolate MV-2021 ecotype Netherlands chromosome 22, CGAR_prim_01v2, whole genome shotgun sequence and encodes:
- the LOC128510092 gene encoding peptidase inhibitor 16-like; protein product: MIWKTALHLARCWIVLSLVSGQLTEEQKDQIVALHNHYRSVVSPKAADMLHMTWNDTLSSIAEGYAALCIWNHNPAVRNILGENLFLTTGHLNINRSMAAWFDEYKDYVYANQTCKNICGHYTQMVWAKSNRVGCASHFCKTVEGSTYNNTMIVVCNYFPPGNVEGVQPYEAGDPCSKCPEEMTGCIENTCREDTYSGGGSGSGEAPSTVYTTASTNDITPTTPGSETEDTTTDNDDESTTEESSVHLCTRDTTWMEPVDAAAFTKLSLGTLLLSGLMVSFIF
- the LOC128510090 gene encoding peptidase inhibitor 16-like, which produces MVCRTALHYALFWLILASASAQLTEDQKKLIVDLHNNYRSRVDPQPANMQRMLWDDAVSQVAENFAARCYWDHNPNVIGVLGESLFMTLGPLTLDFTIGLWYNEKENYDFYTDSCAPGKLCGDYTQMVWANTTFIGCAAQFCPKVLNFDAENATILVCNYYPPGNIKGELPYQVGMPCSSCPNTTIGCLSNSCDRGTTFSSGISSNLIANLSNIDNFASISTLNSAGFTKPSAASLLLAGLMAVFIRLS